The nucleotide window GCGAGGACCGAAGCGCATGAGCCAAATGAACCCACGGAACACAAGCGGGGCCGGCAAGGCCGGCAGCCAGATCGTCACGGTCGAATCGGGCGACTGGCAGGGCGCGCAGCTCTCCGTACCGCGCGAGACGCTGGTCGCCGATGTCGAGGCCGGCAAGGTGCTTTATTTCCCGCATCTGAATTTCGCCATCGATGCGTCCGAGCAGCGATTGCTCGACCCGGCGATCGCCGATCCCAAGCGCAAGAACATCAGTCTCGATCCGAAGTCGGACGTGCTCGTCGGCGTCGCTTCCGATGACGCCACGCAGCGCGCTGTGCACGCACTCGTCAAGCGCTACTACACGCAGGCGTGCAGCCTGATCGACGGCCTGCTGCCGGAGTATCGCGGCAAGCTGCGTGCGGCACCCACGAGCCTGCGCCTGCATCAGGTGGAGACGCGCCAGACCTCGTGGCGCAAGGACGACAGTCGCCTGCACGTCGACGCCTTTCCATCGCGCCCGAACTACGGCGAGCGCATCCTGCGCGTGTTCACCAACATCAACCCGGCCGGCCAGCCGCGCGTGTGGCGCGTGGGCGAGCCGTTCGAAGACGTGGCCACACGATTCCTGCCCAAGGTACCCAGGCAATGGCCCGGCTCCGCCTGGCTGCAGAACGCGGTGGGCATCACCAAGCGACCGCGCAGCGGCTACGATCACATCATGCTGCACCTGCATGACGGCATGAAGGCCGACATGGCCTATCAGCGCGACGCGGGGCAGCAGACCATGCCGTTCCCGCCAGGCAGTGTCTGGATCTGCTTCTCGGATCAGACTTCGCACGCCGTGATGTCGGGACAGTTCATGATGGAGCAGACCTTCTTCCTGCCCGCCGAGGCGATGGTGCACCCCGAGTGCTCGCCGCTGGCGGTCTTGCAACGTCTCACGCATCGAGCGCTGATCTGAATGCTGCTGCGCCTCATCTATCGCGCGCTCTGGTGGGTCGTTGCACCGCTGGCGGTGGTTCGCCTGTGGTGGCGTGGCCGCTTCGAGCCGGGCTATCGTCGTCACATCGGTGAGCGGTTCGGGTACTACGACACGCCGCCCTATACCGGCCGTCCCCTGATCTGGGTGCACGCGGTCTCGGTCGGTGAGACCCGTGCCGCGCAGCCGCTCATCGACGCGCTGCTCGAGCGCTATCCGTCGCACGGCATCCTGCTCACGCACATGACGCCCACCGGGCGAGCCACCGGCGAGAGCCTGTTCGGCGAACGCGTGCAGCGCTGCTACCTGCCGTACGACATGGTCGGGTCGATCCGGCGATTCCTGAAGCACTGGCGCCCGAGCGTCGGTGTGGTGATGGAGACCGAGGTCTGGCCGAACCTGATCTTCACGTGCCGCGAACGCGGCGTGCCGCTGGTGTTGACCAATGCGCGGATGTCGGCGCGTTCGTTCCGGCGCGCCGCGCGCTTCGGCGATGCCGCCAGGCCGGTCTTCGGTGGCTTCAGCCGCGTGTTCGCGCAGAGCGATGCCGACGCCGAGCGCCTGCGCATGCTCGGCGCGAGCGACGTCGACGTGATGGGCAACCTGAAGTTCGACATGACCCCGTCGCCCGCATTGCTCGCACTCGGCGCGCGCTGGCGTGCGCGCTTCGGCGAGCGCAAGGTGTGGCTCGCCGCCAGCACGCGCGACGGCGAGGAGGCGTTGGTGCTCCAGGCGCGCGCCATGCTCGCGGCAGCCTCCGACGAGGGACGTCGCGCGTTGCTGGTGCTCGTGCCGCGTCATCCGCAGCGCTTCGACGAAGTGGCGGCCATGCTCCAGAAAGTGCGCCTGAACTATGTGCGCCGCAGCGCCTGGCCCGACGGCGATACGCCGCTGCCGGCCGACGTCGACGTAGTGCTCGGCGACTCCATGGGCGAGATGGCGGCCTACTTCTCGGCGGCTGACGTCGCGTTCATCGGCGGCAGCTTGCTGCCGCTGGGTGGTCAGAACCTGATCGAGGCGTGCGCGGCGGGAACACCGGTTGTCTTTGGCCCGCACATGTTCAACTTCACGCAGGCCAGCGAAAACGCGCTGGCGGCGGGTGCGGCGCGCCGGGTAAGCGACGCCGGCGAGCTGGCCGCCACGCTGGCCGACCTGTTGCTCAACGACGACCGGCGCCTGGCCATGCGCACGGCCGCCACGCTGTTCGCCCGGCAGCATCAGGGCGCGACGGCGCGCACCGTCACGGCATTGGGCCGCTGGCTCGATACCGGGCTGGTCGCGCCACAGGACTGAGGGTCTCCCAGCTCCAGGCGGGACGGCGTGCACCGCCGTTGGTGCTTCAGGCGGGCTTCAGGCGGGCTTCAGGCGGGCTTCAGGCGGGCGTCCGGCCTTGTGGCCGCATGCGGCGAGCCCGGGAGGGCGTGTGGCCCTGGGCTCAGTAGGTCGGCATCGACGGATCGACCTGGAGCGCCCAGGCATCGATGCCACCAGCCAGATTGAACAGCCGGGTAAAGCCTTGTTGTTCCAGAAACATCGCGGCGCGCGCGCTGCGCATGCCGTGATGGCAGATGCACACGATGGGCGCGTCGGCGTCGAGTTCGTTCAGACGGGAGGGCACATCGCCGAGCGGCACATGCTTGCTGTGGGCGATGCTGCAGGTCTGGACCTCCCAGTCCTCGCGCACGTCGAGGAGCGTGGGTTGGCCGCGATCCCCGTCCGCGAGCCACTGGGCCAATTCCGCCGGAGTGATGTTTTCCATGATGTTCGTTGTCTTATTATTCCGGGCCGGCGCCGTGCGTTGCCGGACGGTGCGCTGGCCCGGTCGCCGGCTTCAGAACTTGAAATGCGACGGTTGCGGTGCGACGAGATAGGGCACCTGCGTCTCGAACAGGTTTTCGCGGCGGTATTCGTTCTCGGACACGCGCGTGATGAGCACGGCTTCCATGACCGGCGCGCTTCCGACGAAGGCGGCGAGACGGCCGCCGACCTTCAACTGGTCGAGGAAGGTTTGCGGCAGGGCGGCCAGACCGCCCGAGATGGCGATCACATCGTACGGGGCGGCGGCGGTCCAGCCTTGTGCGCCGTCGGCGTTGATCACTTCGACGTTCGTCACGCCGTTGGCGCGCAGCGTTTGCTGGGCCGCCTGCGCGAGATTGGCGTCGAACTCCACGCTCGTGACATGGTGCGCGTTGTAAGCGAGCAACGCGGCCATGTAACCCGAGCCGGTGCCGATTTCCAGCACGTTTTCGTTCTTCTTCGGCGCGAGCGCTTGCAGAATGCGGGCTTCCACACGCGGGAACATCATGTGCTGGCTCTTGTTGGCGATGGCGGCGCCCGGCAGCGGCAGCTCGACGTCGGTGAATGCGCTGGCGCGGTACGCGGCCGGCACGAATGCCTCGCGCTTGACGACCTTGAGCAGATTGAGCACGTCCTGGTCGAGCACGTCCCAGGGACGGATCTGCTGCTCGATCATGTTAAAGCGGGCCTGTTCGTAATTCATTTCGATTACCGTGGGTAGTAGGCGAACACAACCCGGCATTTTACCAGTTCCGGGCGGTAGTCACGATGACGCGTGCACTTTTGCCGCACTCGAGGCCAAAGATCGGGACAGACAACCCTCAGGCCGCCCGTTTGGGCGAGATGGGGGAGCGGGGCGAGGTGGCCGGGGAAGCGGACGACGGCGCGACCGGAGCGCTGGCGGCGTCTGACGTATCGGGCATATCAGGCATATCAGGCATATCAGGCATATCAGGCATATCAGGCATATCAGGCATATCGGGCGCATCCGACGCTGCCGCGCGCAATGCCACGCGATTGAGATACGCCGCGCACATCGTCGCCATCTGATCGGCGATCTGGCCGGCCAGCGTCTCGGAGCAGGCGGCGGGCGCCCGGTTCTCCAGAATCGCCTTGATGGGACCGGTCATCGAATTCAGGAAGACGAAGGCCACGGTCTCCGGATCGTCGAAGCTCACGTTGCGCGCCGTCTTCAGCATGCCCACGACCGCGCCGTGCATGCGCGTGGCCGCGTCGGCAAACACCTTGCGTCCGTCGAGATCTTCCGAGAGCCGGTACAGCGCCTGCGCCTCTTCGATGTCCGTCATCTTCGCCCCGACGTAGGCCTTCGCGAGCGAGTGCGCCATGACCTCGAGCGGTTCGCCGTGCGAGGCGAGGCAGGTGGACTCGACCGTGCAGACGATCCGGTCGATGTGCCGCCCGAGCACCGCATAGAGCAGCACCTGCTTGTTCTGGAAGTACTGGTACAGCGTGCCGACCGATACCCCCGCGCGCTCGGCCACCCGGGTGGTGGTCAACTGGCGCCCGCCGTCGAGCAGCAAAACCTGAAGCGCTGCTTCGAAAATGGCGTCGATGGTGACCCGCGAGCGCGCCTGTTGCGGCGTTTTACGGGGCGTTGCGGGCCCTCGGGTGTCCGGTTTCATATGCGAATGGAAAAGCTGAAGGATTCTTCATAAACTCGATGCTAACAAATTTGCGCGCGGTCGGGCGCATGACAACAAGGCATACGACGGGAGCAGTCATGAAACGGGACGCCATCGAGAGTATCGACAATGCGGCACGCGAGGACGCCGAGCGCCATCTGGGCCGCGTGGCACTGGTGACCGGTGCCACGCGGGGCATTGGACAGGAAGTCGCGAAAGCCCTTGCCGAGGCCGGCATGACGGTCCTCGTGGGCGCACGCGAGCAGGCAAAGGGCGACGACGTGGTCGAACCGCTGCGCAAGGCGGGATTTCAGGCGGAGGCGCTGGTGATCGATCTGTTGCGTCCGGAAACGCTGCATGCGGCTGCGTACCACATCGGTCGTTATTACGGCCGTCTCGACGTGCTGGTGAACAATGCCGGTGTGACCGATCCGCGCGACGATGTCCCGGAGAAGGCTTCCATCGAGGCCGTCGAGCGGGTGTTCGCGACCAACTTCTTCGGTACGTTGCGCGTCACGCAGGCGATGTTGCCGTGGCTGGCGCGTTCGGAGCGCGCGCGTATCGTGAACGTGTCGAGCGGCTTGGGGTCGCTCGCGCACAATAACGATCCGGCGTGGGAGCATGGCGCATTTCGTCAGATCGGCTTCAACGCGTCGAAGGCGGCGCTGAACATGTTGACGGTGCAGCTCTCGCATACGTTGCGCGAGACGTCGATCACGGTCAATTCGGTCGACCCGGGTGCGCCGGCCGACCTCGCGGTCGACGCCAGCGGCAAGCGCGTGCGGCAGGGCATGGCCGACGGGGCGCGAAGCGTGCTGATGCTTGCGCTCGGCGAACGCGGTCCGGTCACGGGCGGCTTCTACGGTGGCGAGGGACCGTTGCCGTGGTAAACGGCGCGTCCGCCGGTCCGCGGTGCCGCCCGCGGTAAAATGCGCGCCTTGAAATCGAAATGCGGCTGACGTCCTGCCGTCGCGTGTCGGGCACCCTACGTTGCGCGCCGCGCGTCCTCCCGCAAGCGCCTGCCATCCCACGGTCTTTTCATGAACTGTCGCCCACACTGCGCGGCGTGCTGCATCGCGCCCTCCATCTCCACGCCCATTCCCGGCATGCCGAACGGCAAGCCGGCGAACACCCGCTGCGTGCAACTGGACGACGCCGACCGTTGCGCGATCTTCGGCAGTGCGCAGCGCCCGGCGGTCTGCGCCTCGTTGCAGCCGTCGGCCGAAATGTGTGGCCAGGACCGCGAGCAGGCGATCGCATGGCTTGCCAGTCTCGAGGTACTGACCGCGCCCGGCGTGGCGTAAGCCATGCTGCGCGCGCGGGCGCGGCGCCGGCGAGACGACTGTTGGCGCAACGGTGGGCGGGGCGCTACCCGCGTCACATGCGGGTGATATAGTCGCGCCTATCGAAGATTGGCCGGGCCCTGTCCGGAAGTAGAACGCGACATGCAACGCAGTCTTTCTCTTGAACGACAGAATCGTCAGCAGTGCGAGGCACTGGCCGTGGCCGGGCGCGAGCGGCCGTCGTCGTCATCGCGCCGCCGTTGGCTGTCGCTCACCGGTGCCGCCGTATTTGCCGCCGGGTTGGCGGCATGTGCGGGATTGCCGTTCGGCAACGATTACACCTTCTCCGAAGCGCAACTGCAGCGCGCGCTCGATCGCAAGTTCCCGTTCGATCGCCATGTGCTGGCAGTGCTCGACGTCAACCTCTCGCATCCGCGCCTGACGCTGCTGCCCGAGCGCAACCGCCTGGCCGTGGCGGTCGACGCCACCATCGCGCACCCGCTCGGTGGCGCGCCGTTCACGGGCACGTTGGCCGTCGAAAGCGCGCTGGCCTACGATCCGGCGACGATGTCGGTCGTGCTGCGCGATCCCGAGGTACAGAACTTCACCGTCGACCGATTGCCCGAGCGCTGGTCCCGGCAATTGAACGCCGCCGGCGCACTGATCGCCACGCAGTTGCTGCAAGGCGCGCCCATCTATACGTTCAAGCCCGAACAGCTCAACATTGGCGGGATACCGCGCCAGCCCGGCGAGATCACGGTCCTCTCGCACGGGGTGAACGTCAGGTTCGATTCACGCTGACGGCGGCGACGTCGCGCTCGGACGCGCCCCCCGACGGTTTCGCTTTTCCACATTCCACATTCACGACTTCTCAGGAACGCATTGCATGGACTTGTTGCTGGCACTCAAAGCCGTCATTCTCGGCGTGGTCGAAGGGTTGACCGAATTTCTGCCGATCTCCTCGACCGGCCACCTGATCCTGGCGGGCAGCCTGCTCAACTTCAACGACGAAAAGGGCAAGGTGTTCGAGATCGTGATTCAGTTCGGCGCGATTCTGGCGGTGTGCTGGGAATTCCGGGCGAAGATCGCACAGGTCGTTGCTGGGCTGGGCAGCGATGCCAAGGCGCGTCGTTTCGCGGTGAATGTGATCGTCGCGTGTTTGCCCGCCATCGTGCTTGGGTTGCTCTTCGGCAAATACATCAAGGCGGTGCTGTTCAACCCGATTGTGGTGGCGACGGCGTTCATCGTGGGCGGCGTGATCATTTTGCTGGTGGAGCGCCACAATCGCAGCAACACCATGGCGGGCAAGTCGCCGCGCGTGACATCGATCGATGATCTCTCGTTCGCCGACGCCCTGAAGGTCGGCTTCGCGCAATGCTTCGCGCTCGTGCCGGGCACGTCGCGCTCGGGCGCCACGATCATCGGTGGCATGATGTTCGGTCTGGAGCGTCGCGTGGCGACCGAGTTCTCGTTCTTCCTTGCCATCCCGATCCTCTTCGGCGCGACGGTGTACGAACTCTACAAGGCGCGCTCGATCCTGTCGGTGGACGATGTCAGCCTGTTCGGCGTGGGTTTCATCGCTGCGTTCGTCAGCGCGTTCATCTGCGTGCGCTGGCTGTTGCGCTACATTGCATCGCACGACTTCACGGCGTTCGCGTGGTACCGCATCGCGTTCGGGATCGTGGTGCTCGCCACCGGCTACAGCGGACTGGTCGTCTGGGCGGACTGAAACCGTCGGACCTCCGTATGAAAAAAGGGCACCGCGAGGTGCCCTTTTTCGTTGGATGCCTGGTTGACTGTCGCCGCGTTAGTGCGTTTGATCCGCGTCCGACTCGCCGCTTATCCGCGTTTGCGGAACACGAGATCCCATACGCCGTGGCCGAGGCGCAGGCCGCGGTTTTCGAATTTCGTCACGGGCCGATAGTCGGGGCGCGGCGCGTAGTCGGTTGCCGTGTTCTCGAGCATGGCTTCGCCGCCCAGCACTTCGAGCATCTGCTCCGCATATTCCTGCCAGTCCGTCGCGCAATGTAGATATCCCCCCGGCTTCAGGCGCGAGGCGAGCAGCGCCACGAACGGCGGTTGCAGCAGGCGGCGCTTGTGGTGGCGCTTCTTGTGCCACGGGTCGGGGAAAAATACGTGCACGCCGTCCAGCGAGCCCTCGGGGAGCATGTGCTGAACGACCTCGACCGCGTCGTGCTGAATGATGCGCACGTTCGACAGCGGCGTCTCGCCGATCAGCTTGAGCAGTGCGCCCACACCTGGCTCGTGCACTTCCACGCCGAGGAAGTCGTCCGCCGGACGCAGCTTCGCAATATGTGCGGTGCCGTCGCCCATGCCGAAACCAATCTCCAGAATTCTCGGTGCACCGGTGCGTTCGAAGGCGTTCGGCCAATCGAGCGGGGCGGGTGCGTACGGCAACACGAACTTCGGGCCGAGTGCGTCGAAGGCGCGCTTCTGCGCTTCCGAACTGCGACCCGCGCGGCGCACGAAGCTGCGAATACGGCGCGGATGGGCTACGCCGTCGGGACCGACATAAGTCTCGCCGTCACCTTGGGCGTTAGGTTGCGACGTATCGATCTCGTCGTCGTCGTGGGCCGATTGCGCGTCGTCAGCCGGCGGGTGTCCGTGGTTCGTCATGGAAGCAAAAAGCCGTCTGGACGACGGCTTGTCGAGGAATGCTGCGGCGGGCGACCCCTTAGGCGCGGTGGCCTGAGTCGGTGCCCAACACGATGATTTTCAAAGGATTTTCCCGGGCCGTGGCGTCGGGAGCGGGCTCGATTATCCACCGGAACCCCCTTGACTGGCAAGCCGACGCCCGGCTCAGCCGGGGCGCACGACCCGCGTGTCCTCCGGGGCGACCGGCTCGCCGCGCGCCGTGCTCGGCCGCAGCTCGGCCAGTGGCTCGCCGGTGCGCGTGTCGATGAGCGTCGAATGCGCCTCGCCTCGCGCGAACCGGTACTTCTCGCCCCATTGCCGCAGCGCCACGATCAGCGTAAAGAGTTCGCGGCCTTGCGCCGTCAGCACATATTCCTGGTATGCCGTGCCGTCCGAGGCGGGCTGGACCGACAGAATGCCGGCGTCGACCAGCGCGCGCAAACGCGTCGTGAGCATGCTGCGCGCCACCCCGAGGCTGCGCAGAAAGTCTCCGAAGCGGCGCACGCCGTCGAAGGCATCGCGCACGATGAGCAGGCTCCAGCGGTCGCCGATGATGTCGACGGTGCGGGCCACGGGGCAGGTGCCGGGCGACGGGGAAGTGGGTGTTCGAGGCATGAGCGATAGCGGTGAACCGGTGGCAAGCGTTGGCCGATGGCGCGAACGTTGGACCAATATAGGTTTCATTTTAAGACTGGTTTGGCTATCATCCAACAAGTCTTAATTTGAAACTGGATTGGGAGCTTTCATGTCATCGTGCCGAATGACGCAACCCGACGGGCATCCGCACGCCGCCGCTGCGCGAATGCCGCGCGCGCTGGTGGGGACTTTCGCCGGCGCGGCGGGGTTGAGCGTCGCAAACGTCTACTATGCGCAGCCACTGCTGGATACGCTCGCCGACGATTTCGGCATTTCGCGCGGTGTGGCCGGGAGTGTCGTTACCGCGACGCAGGTGGGGTGTGCGCTGGCGCTGCTCTTTCTGGTGCCGCTGGGCGATCAGTGGGAGCGGCGCCGCCTGATGCTCGTGCAGCTCGCGTTGCTGGCCGTGAGTCTCTTGGGGGTCTCGATGGCAACGTCCGCAGCCGGCCTGTTGTTGGGCATGGCGGCCGTTGGCCTGCTGGGCACGGCCATGACGCAGGGACTGATTGCCTTCGCATCGAGCGTGGCGGGCGAGCATGAACGGGGTCGCGTCGTCGGCGCCACGCAAGGGGGCGTGGTGGTCGGGCTGTTGCTTGCGCGGGTTATGTCGGGGGCCGTCGCCGATCTGGCGGGATGGCGGGGCGTCTACCTGGCATCCACCGCGGCGATGCTGGTGCTAGGCATCGTCTTGTGGCGAGTCTTGCCGCAGCAGGCGGTCGCGGACGAGTCGGGTGACCCGAAGGCGTCGCCCGTGGCAAGTCAGTCCTATGGCGTGTTGCTGCTGTCGATGTTCGAGCTGTTGCGCCACGAGCGCACGCTCCAGATTCGCGGGGCGATCGCGTTGCTGATGTTCATGGCGTTCAGCGTCTTCTGGAGCGCGCTGGTGCTGCCGCTGTCGGCCGCCCCATTTCACTTCTCGCACACGGCCGTCGGGGCCTTCGGCCTCGTGGGCGCGGCCGGTGCGATCGCGGCAGCCCGCGCGGGGGCGTGGGCCGACCGTGGATGGGCGCAGCGCACGACGGGCCTCTCGCTGGCGTTGCTCACGCTCGCCTGGCTGCCGCTGGCGGGATTGCACGCGTCGCTCGCGTGGCTCGTGCTCGGGGTGTTGCTCCTCGATCTGGCCGGGCAGGCGATTCACGTGACCAACCAGAGCCTCATCTTCGCCGCGCGCACGGACGCGCCGAGCCGCCTCGTCGGTGTCTACATGCTGTTCTATGCGACGGGAAGCGGCCTGGGCGCATTGGGGGCAACGGCCACGTATGCATCGTTCGGCTGGTCGGGCGTGTGCCTGCTGGGCGCCGGGGTCAGTCTTGCAGCGCTGGCGTTTTGGGCGCCAACGCTGCAATTCATGCCCGATGCCGCCTCGTCGACGTCGCCGTCAGCGCGGCTTGGCGCGTGACGGTTTGGCCGGCTTGGCGGGTGTCTGCGCGCGGGCCGTGGCCTTGGTGCCGAAAACGCCGGTCGTCTCCATGTCTTCGAGCCACGAGAGGGCGTCGGCATGGCGCAGGAAGTGGCGCAGATAATCGGGTGAGACATCGTGCATGAGCGACAGCGCACGATGCACCAGATGGTTGGAGTTGAGGGGGCCGGCGTTTTCGGGCACTTGCGCGAGCGACTGTCGCAGGTTGCCGTCCGTGCTCAGCTTCGACCATGTTTCGCGGAAGTATTCGAGCACGTCGAGATCCTCGAACGCGTCGTCCGTGGCGATGACGGTTGGCGTGATGGTCGCCGGCGCCGTACGCTGCACCGCAGCCTCTGCGCCGCGCGCATCGCGCTTGCCGGTGGCGGGTTGAGCCGACGCAGGAGGTACCGCGGGCGAAACGTCAGGCGCAGCACGTGAGGCGGGCGCCGATGCCGACCGACCGTTGGCGTCGAAGCGTCGCGCGATGTCCGCCGTCAGCGCGCGGAGCGTCGAAGCGGCTGGCGCGCCCGGTGCGGCGCTATGTGAGGGCGCCGGTTCGGCGGCGTTCGCGACGTCCTCGTCACCTGCATCCGACACCGACCCGGCAAAGGCGTCGACGAGTGCTGCGATCCTGGCGTCGAGCACACGTTGCACGCTGGCATCGCAGGCGCGACGGCGACGCGCGAGCGCTTCGATCCGATGGAAGCGCACGGGATCGCGCTTGTCGGCGCCCTGCGCGCGCCACGCGGCCAGTTGCGCCTCGATGTCGCGGGCCTGCGGTGCGGCGCCGGTCTGCACTTCGCCGTCGGCGGTGCCTCGCCCGACGCCCATCCCGCTAGCGTCGCGCTCGTCGGGCGCGGGGAATGTGTCGTCGCCGGAACTCGTCACGATGGTCTCGTCGCTCATGGCGTCACGACTTCGGCTTTGCCGCGTTACTGGCACTGCTGCGCGGCATCGGCGCGATTTCCACGCGGCGATTCTTCGCGCGTCCCGCTTCGTCGGCATTCGATGTGACGGGCTGCTCCGCCCCGAAGGCCGCCGAGAAGATCGACGACGGCGGCACGCCCGCGGCGATCAGCTCGCGCGTGACGGTCAGCGCGCGCTGGGCCGAGAGCTCCCAGTTGTCGGCGAACCGCCGGTTGGTTTCGCGCACTTGCTGATCGTCGGTAAAGCCGCTGACCATGAGAATCTCGTCGCTTGCCCGCAGATAGGCGGCCAGCGGCGCGGCGAGACTGCGCAACACCTCGCGGCCTTGCGGCTGCAACTGGTCGGAGTTCAGTGCGAAGAGCACGTTGCCGCTGATGCCGATGCGTCCGTTCACGAGCGTGACGCGTCCGCCGGCAAGCGGCCCGGCGAGCGCTTTCTCGAGCGTCTCGCGGCGCTGCGTTTCGGCGCGGCGCTCCTTCACCTCGCGCTCGAGCTTGGCGGAGAGTTCGATCTGCACGCCGATCACGCCGAGCATGATGAGCACGAAGGCGCCGAGCATCACCGACATCAGATCGCCGAAGACCGCCCACGTGGGCGCCGCGGCCCCGACGTCGCCGCTGTGTCCGATGTCCGCGTCGAAGTCGTCGCTCATGCTGCCACGCTACCCGGTTGTGCCCGCGTCCTTGCCAGATCCTGAAGATTTTCGAGGATCTGCTTTTGCGACATCACGCTCAGTTCCACGACTTCACGCGCCTGCGCGACGTAGTATCCGAGCTGCTCATCGCTGCGGGCCATGGACTTGTCGAGCGCGGTTTCGATCCGCTGCAGCTGTTCGAGCAACTGCGTGTTCGACTCGCCGAACGACTGCACCGCCGCGCCGAAGGCATCGCCAAGGCTGGCGATCTCGATCGCGCTGCCGGTGACCTGTGCCGATGCGGCCGCAAGCTTTTCCGTTTGTGCGGCAATGGCGTCGCCGAGATTCGCGCCGGCGCGCTCGAGCAGTTGCGCCGACGTGGTGACCAGTTCGTCGACGGCGGCGCGTTGCTCGTTGC belongs to Pandoraea pnomenusa and includes:
- a CDS encoding MFS transporter — translated: MSSCRMTQPDGHPHAAAARMPRALVGTFAGAAGLSVANVYYAQPLLDTLADDFGISRGVAGSVVTATQVGCALALLFLVPLGDQWERRRLMLVQLALLAVSLLGVSMATSAAGLLLGMAAVGLLGTAMTQGLIAFASSVAGEHERGRVVGATQGGVVVGLLLARVMSGAVADLAGWRGVYLASTAAMLVLGIVLWRVLPQQAVADESGDPKASPVASQSYGVLLLSMFELLRHERTLQIRGAIALLMFMAFSVFWSALVLPLSAAPFHFSHTAVGAFGLVGAAGAIAAARAGAWADRGWAQRTTGLSLALLTLAWLPLAGLHASLAWLVLGVLLLDLAGQAIHVTNQSLIFAARTDAPSRLVGVYMLFYATGSGLGALGATATYASFGWSGVCLLGAGVSLAALAFWAPTLQFMPDAASSTSPSARLGA
- a CDS encoding DUF2894 domain-containing protein; its protein translation is MSDETIVTSSGDDTFPAPDERDASGMGVGRGTADGEVQTGAAPQARDIEAQLAAWRAQGADKRDPVRFHRIEALARRRRACDASVQRVLDARIAALVDAFAGSVSDAGDEDVANAAEPAPSHSAAPGAPAASTLRALTADIARRFDANGRSASAPASRAAPDVSPAVPPASAQPATGKRDARGAEAAVQRTAPATITPTVIATDDAFEDLDVLEYFRETWSKLSTDGNLRQSLAQVPENAGPLNSNHLVHRALSLMHDVSPDYLRHFLRHADALSWLEDMETTGVFGTKATARAQTPAKPAKPSRAKPR
- a CDS encoding OmpA family protein, whose amino-acid sequence is MSDDFDADIGHSGDVGAAAPTWAVFGDLMSVMLGAFVLIMLGVIGVQIELSAKLEREVKERRAETQRRETLEKALAGPLAGGRVTLVNGRIGISGNVLFALNSDQLQPQGREVLRSLAAPLAAYLRASDEILMVSGFTDDQQVRETNRRFADNWELSAQRALTVTRELIAAGVPPSSIFSAAFGAEQPVTSNADEAGRAKNRRVEIAPMPRSSASNAAKPKS